From a region of the Helianthus annuus cultivar XRQ/B chromosome 5, HanXRQr2.0-SUNRISE, whole genome shotgun sequence genome:
- the LOC110944219 gene encoding sporozoite surface protein 2-like, with translation MDPFNNPENPNTSNNPNTPNNPTQPNVFSIPGYYPTLEPNQFSQYSSNAFASFQHSPNQFAQISQNQALQQMMMRGAWNFPPVQPQPIPTPPVQPQPIPTQSEPEDDVEIVPETQPPKGKGKRNKGKQVVGDQPSKPKATKWIPIEKEALAKAFIGTSDNPIKGS, from the coding sequence ATGGATCCGTTCAACAACCCGGAGAACCCGAACACTTCGAACAACCCGAATACTCCCAACAATCCGACCCAACCTAATGTTTTTTCGATTCCGGGATATTATCCAACGctagaaccgaaccaattctcgCAATATTCATCGAACGCGTTTGCTTCATTCCAACACTCGCCAAACCAATTCGCTCAAATCTCCCAAAATCAAGCCCTTCAACAAATGATGATGCGGGGTGCTTGGAACTTCCCACCCGTTCAACCTCAACCGATCCCCACACCACCCGTTCAACCTCAACCGATCCCGACCCAATCCGAACCCGAAGACGATGTGGAGATTGTTCCCGAAACCCAACCGCCTAAAGGGAAAGGAAAACGAAACAAAGGCAAACAAGTGGTGGGTGATCAACCGTCGAAACCGAAGGCGACTAAGTGGATCCCAATCGAAAAAGAAGCCTTAGCTAAGGCTTTCATTGGCACTTCTGACAACCCGATAAAAGGTTCGTAA